The region TTAGCGCCTAAATGATCTAAATCACCACCCACTGCATATGCCAGCATGACGGCTTTAGCGCGTTCATTAAATTGCTGTCGAATCAGCATTTCACGATAAGCGCAAACTTCTAGAATCTTCATGGCTGGGTCAGATTCGACCAGTGCCGTAAAGCGACTATCGCGCTTTTGTAAATCGGCCAGCATAGAAGCGAGAATTGCCTCGTAATCAATTGGCTCAATCACATCCGGCGCAGGTAACTGCGATAAATCAATGGCAGTAAATTCGCTCATACAATGATGCCATCCAACGTAATGGGTTTGCCTTCGGGTAAATAAATCCCTTCTAACACAATCAATAACTCGCCTGGCTCGCCGCGATAAGCCTGAACCTTGTTGACTTTTATGCGTGGTTCCCAACGGATTAAGGCTTCAGCGGTTGCCGCGTAGATTTCCACTAACCACTGACCATTCATGGGGCAATCCACCAACTCAGGCAAACGGCTACCATAGTCACGCCGCATCAGTCGGGTACCAATGCGGGTGGTTAATATGTCAGTGATGGATTGGCGGAGGTGATCGAGGTTAGAAAGGGGTTTACCAGTTTGTCGGTGAGTGCCTTTCATACTTTTAATATTTGCTAATTATTTTTATATAAAACAATGCTTTTATCTGTTTTGCCAAGATAATAATTATAAATTTG is a window of Spartinivicinus poritis DNA encoding:
- a CDS encoding GPW/gp25 family protein — protein: MKGTHRQTGKPLSNLDHLRQSITDILTTRIGTRLMRRDYGSRLPELVDCPMNGQWLVEIYAATAEALIRWEPRIKVNKVQAYRGEPGELLIVLEGIYLPEGKPITLDGIIV